The following coding sequences are from one Spirochaetales bacterium window:
- a CDS encoding TrkA family potassium uptake protein, whose product MYIIVCGAGTIGTEVTKLLVAHRHNVVVIDKDSLACQVVHSETGAPAIVGNVTDLTVLEKAGARNADIVLCLARLDSDNITSALLAKSLGVPRIIARLYNPHYEESYRLAGVSLLVRVADLLINQIMIEIEQPKVRNIMTLGKGKADVFAIKIPAKAKSIGIKIREITQHKKFPDECVFMGVYKEEIDEFVIPRGEYELAAGDTVFLITKKEFIEHAADFLTQEKFSLWPKKDM is encoded by the coding sequence ATGTATATAATTGTATGCGGGGCGGGAACGATAGGGACGGAGGTAACGAAACTCCTTGTCGCACACCGCCATAATGTCGTTGTCATCGACAAAGACAGTCTTGCGTGTCAGGTCGTACACAGCGAGACGGGAGCTCCCGCGATTGTCGGGAATGTGACGGATCTCACTGTTCTGGAAAAGGCAGGGGCACGGAATGCCGATATCGTCCTCTGTTTGGCGCGGCTGGATTCGGACAACATCACCTCGGCCCTACTTGCAAAAAGCCTCGGAGTGCCGAGAATCATCGCCAGGCTTTATAATCCCCATTACGAAGAATCTTACCGGCTTGCCGGTGTCAGTCTGCTTGTCCGCGTCGCCGATCTGCTTATCAATCAGATCATGATCGAAATCGAACAACCGAAGGTCAGAAATATCATGACCCTCGGCAAGGGAAAGGCGGATGTATTCGCAATAAAAATTCCGGCGAAGGCAAAAAGCATCGGCATAAAAATAAGAGAGATCACGCAGCATAAAAAATTTCCCGATGAATGTGTCTTCATGGGAGTCTATAAAGAAGAGATCGACGAGTTTGTCATACCGCGGGGGGAGTATGAACTGGCGGCAGGGGACACCGTATTTCTCATTACAAAAAAGGAGTTTATCGAGCACGCCGCTGATTTTCTGACCCAGGAAAAGTTCTCTCTCTGGCCGAAAAAAGACATGTGA